Within Carassius carassius chromosome 8, fCarCar2.1, whole genome shotgun sequence, the genomic segment GATAATGTAATGCACCAAAGTTTCATAACCAATggataaaaagtatattttaaaatgctgtactattttgtctaaataatttaaaatgaaatgcgtATAGTGAATTTAGGCATTATATCGCACTGCATGagaaaatggatattcattttgagatttactaaagattttaacagtgttatgaaATTAACTTTAAGTGAGCTTGGCAAATAAAATAGGGGAAATAAGCAAATGCTGTTAAATATCTACTACTGACTTATATAAACTACTGTCCAAAAGAGACGTATTATTTAAGCTTAAAtcatttgtaactttataaatgtatttacggtcacttttgatgaatGCAAGgtgtccttgcttaataaaaaagataatttcTATAAAGAAAagttactaaccccaaacttttgatcaaGTGTAGATCTTATGTTATCCAATACAGATAATTAACAGTcattataatatgaaaataacCAATGTAGTACCCATATATTGTGCATtcctacaaataaaatgtatttaaaatgtgtgtTCATTTTAGCGTTAATCTTCGATGGCAGCACCAATCCAGCCCACCCTAAACACATTGGCAGCATCGACCCAAACTGTGATGTTGTGGAGGTTGTAGAAGGTAATTAACCATGGTCCTGGCCTGTGTAACACTTTTATTTAATCTGTCAAAGAAAGCCAATAAACTGTGGGTATAATGACATCGTAGGCCCTGCATGGGCACACTCATACTGTgtctcacactttctctctctagATGCCTATGAGAGTGCCAAGATGCTGTGTGATCAGTACTACTTGACCTCTCCCGAAGTGGAAATCAAACAAGTGAACTGTGAGCGagaatttttttctctctgaattTCAGTCTTTGTGTGTCGTGTGCATAGCGAGTCATGATTTTTCTGAAAACCTGAACTCTGCAGTGGAGCTCTCTACAGTCTTTTTTTAACTCTTATTTGCTTATTTACAGTCTTATTGATTCCACGTTAGACTGTAGTTGTTTGATAGTGTGGGATGGTGCCAACAAAATTATGGTTATGCTGTGAAAtcttatgaataaattacatttggaaatatttttatatagaaaagttatattaaatgttaataatatttcacattattacagtttttactgtgtttttggtcaaatatatgcagccttggtgagcataagggacttctttcaaaagcattaaaataatcttacAGACCCCTTAACAGTAGAATGTCGATGTAACCGAAATGTACATTTACAGTATAAGTAATTGATCGTAATAAATAATAGCATTATTATAAACTTTAACGATTATGCAACCACATTTAATAAGTTCTTAAATCACTTATCGGTGTAGACAGAAATAGCACTTTATAATCTTATCACTGTGTGTCTATGTAGAAATGGATGATAGGAACAGCACTGTGTACTTAGTTACATAATGGCAAAATGTTGGCATGATCTCTTGTTTTAACTCTTAGACATGTAAATAACAGTGTACTATTGTCAAGCAAAGAGAACCTACAAGGTTGAGTGACCAAAGTAACAAAATAGCCAGCATAACCTCTATCATGTGCTTCATACCTGACTAGTTTGGGCAGCATGCCAGTGTTGATTTCTTCTTAGCATTCttaacataaaaaatgaatgtGGGCCTGCATATTATACTCTTGTTTTTTGGGTTACTCAACTGTTACTGAACTGATATATCTGTTGTTTTTACAGTTAAAGGAACCAGTGACCCTATACATATAGTTTATGTCCCTTCTCATCTGTACCACATGCTCTTTGAGCTCTTCAAGGTACTTGCATCACTTTATAGTAGCTATAGCCGTCACAATGATAGtcttaaacaaagtaaaaaagagGCAAATGCATCATCATAActtcaccctcatattgttccaaacctgtatgacttcttttcttctgcagaacacaaaattagTTTTTACAGAATGTTGTTACATCGCAGGTGGTTACAAAACAAGAATATCTGCAAGTGTAAATGAAATTTAAGAGCTAGATTTTCAGTGATTAATGATTAAACCTTGTCTGGTCCTTATCCAAAGCTATTGTATggattcagaagacttggaatatagtgaaCAAGTTTTATGGACCATTCATTGGTTCGTTTTGGGCtttttcattatatggaaaagagctgcATTGACATTTAGCTTAACATCTCCTTTTTGTGTCCAACAGAAGTAAGAAAGTCAAATGGGTTTGAATTGACTTGACCATCAAGCATTTGAtggtaatgtgtttttttttctctgtaacaGAATGCAATGAGAGCAACTGTGGAAACCCATGAGACCAGCCTACATCTACCACCAATCAAAGTGAGAGTTTCTTTAGGAAGTGAAGATCTGACCATCAAGGTGAGCTTTATTTCAACACCTCAGAACTCATGCTTTTTCAGATGCAGAGATGTAACAGGTCAGCAAAAGTTGAATGTTTTCTTCTCTGTTTTAACTTGGAAGAGCAGTGAGAGCCAAAACATGTTTGTAATGACTCTTGTGGTATATATTAGATGTCTGACAGAGGAGGTGGAGTTCCTTTGAGGAAAATCGAAAGGCTTTTCAGCTACATGTATTCAACTGCACCGAGTCCTGTGTCTGAAATCAGCCGTAATGCTCCCCTGGTAAGAACCTAGACTGTCTAATTAAACATACTGGATGCAGATTGTCTTTGTTGTGCAATGATAGCACATGGTAAACTTTTGATCCACAGTCATGTTTTCAGGTAAACTGTGAGCTTACGGAGTTATAAATTAGCAGAATTACCAATAGTTCAGTTTATTGTTTACATCAGGTTAGTATTGTAATgcagttttaatgttttatcttTCTCTCACGCACTTACTATGGCTTTCTCTCTTTGCAGGCTGGTTTTGGCTATGGTCTTCCTATTTCCCGCCTTTATGCCAAGTACTTCCAGGGAGATCTGCAGCTCTACTCTATGGAGGGATACGGCACGTCGGCAGTCATATACCTAAAGGTACACTCTAGCACTACCTGGTGAACTGCTTCACTGTTTACTACTTATGTATGAAGTGTCCTCATAAGTGAATTTCTGAATTTCTTTGTTCATGTAAACCTGTATGACTCTTTCTTCTGCAAaccacaaaagatgatattttgaagaaggttGGTAACCAAATGATTTCCGTTTCAATTGAcgttccattttttttttgtccagttaATGAAAGTCAGTTGGATCTAGGATGACCATATGGGCCATTTTTACGGGATGTGTCCCTGGCAGGGTTTCTAAATTACCtcaaatatccaggttttggatCGCTATGCAGATTGATCATTGTAAGACATTCACAAGAGCAGATGGCTCGCGGTACTTTGGTGTCTGAATTTGTTCAGACAAATGAACAAATGCTATTATTCTCTATGCTATTATTTGTTGGCTGCGCAGCAATTCAAGCCAAACGAACAAGCAATCACATGCatatatttgcattgctttgattgttctctgtagatctcacctccTCACgtgccacgattggtcgattatgtacaattcctgcatgttattggtcaaactactttggatgttttaggcaatataaaaatcgtGGCCAAGATGTGTCCCATTTAAATGGCAGATACAAaaactggttaccaacattcttcagaatactttattttatattctagTGTAGAAAGtaagtattaaaggggtcatgtgatgcgatttcagttttttctttctctttggagtgttacaagctcttggtgcataaagaagatgtgtaaagttgcaaagactaaagtctcaaatcaaagttaagactctgctacaccccctaaaatggctaattcaaacacaccccacatgtctatgtcactatgtggaaatatttgcgtaatgcggcccaaatgttcacgtaaagaaaggcgtggtttcagtaacctcaGTTAGTGttaaagcagccatgtcagggagatgctgtgtgtatctaggcgaaagcaaaagcactttatttggccttctgaaagtagatgcatttaggaatctttaagattacttacataagaacagcaatgcattttatggacaaccgtttcgtgaacctaggatcgaggtaattctgacttcactacgacaatctggtgcttctgaatcggCTACTGGAAGTCTGTTTTGtgattagtttaagtattttctattgaatgttcaaatgcagagttttgcgtgtcgtgtgtgagagacagagtcacacagtggagtcagccgtcttaaccgtccgtggcttgtgtactgcaaacacattcgagcttcatcactgtctgtaacatcactctgttcctctttccggcttgaactgatggtaaaactaaggacattattaacggtctttacatttattttgaaagatgaagcacgcgattatggaaaggggtgttacatttccaacgagtgcttgcagtgttcaaccaatcacaatgcactgggtcagttgaccaatcagagcagactgcgcttttCGGAAGGCGGGACaacgcgtttgagagaggcggggcataaagaacctacaataatgtatagtatttgaaaaataatgtgttttttgaacattaaagcatgtcagcatattctgttacaacaaatacacaaaataatgatctttaaaaaagcatcatatgacccccttaAAGGTTTTGcaggacatgagggtgaataaatgatgacaatttttattttttgtgtggacCATCCATTTATGGTGCAGCCTCAAATTTAACAAGGTCTCTTGGTTAATTTGTATGAATGTCGGCGTACATGATTAACCGCTCATGTAAATAACATTTTCTTCATATTATTTCTGAACATATATGATGTATAAAACAGGTTTGTACAAGACAAAGTTGTAGTTCATGCGTCCTTActgcaaaaatatttaacaagTAATTTGCttaacatttacatcatgttGACAACTTCATGCGTGGTGCACTTGGTCTAGAATtgtctttaaagggatggttAATAAAGATAAAGTGACTTGGATCATGTTGTAGTTACATCTCAATTTGACtacttaaaaaaagttaaaatgttggttaagacctgtagatgctttttatatttatataatatatatatttttttttattattttttttttacagtcctaCTGTAAATATGACCACATTTTTAGAATTTGGATGAAATTCTACACCAATTCACAAATATCTTTAAAGTCTTTCTTATTTGTTCTCCCCCTCTTTTTTAACAGGCCTTATCAACTGAATCAATAGAAAGACTTCCTGTCTTCAATAAGTCAGCCTTAAGGCATTATCAAACGAGCATGGAGGCAGACGACTGGTGCATCCCGAGCAGCGAGCCCAAGAAACTGGGAAAGTACGAGTACAGTGTTTGAGAGGAATGAGAAGCTCATACGATAAACATAAGAACTGAACTATAGTGGAGTTCATTTGGGTAACCATCAATGTGACTGTTGAGATATTTCAGACGCTTGAGTTGATAATTGACTTTATGAATGTTTCAGTCTGAATAACAAGGGCATTTTTGTCTTCCACATCTCACATTGCTTATAATACACCATGCACTTCATTTGCTATGCCAACTCACAGGACATTCTTCTTCAGTGGTGTCAGAGACTTCAGTCGAATATACTAAAGCTGATAGGTTGTTTGAGCACTTGTTGATTCCTACACATTACCACAGATTCTGTAAGTGTGTTTTAGAGTAGAGAACTTTTTAGTCAGTGGGGCCAAGTTACCAGCTTTGTGTGAGTTATAGCATGTATTTCTAGCAAATATTTGGGAGAACACACAATAATCTGAAAGTAACCAAGGCTTTATATAGTTTGGTGGTTAAAAATATTAGAATGACCATAGTTGTGTGTTGCTTTATTGTGATCTTGAAATGTTCCTCTAACAGTTGGACCTAATGTCTAACACTCCATTTacttttgagtgtaaaaatgagATGCTATCAGTAAGGCCAAATCATTTCATAAACATGTGAGAGTTGCTGTCACAATGACATCCAAGTTACTTCACTGACATTAAAAACAATGAATTTAATTTGACACTCTATCTAACATGTAATAATAATAGATTGAGTTGTGTTAGGAGAAACCGACATAGTAAGTTTGGGCCCAGGTTCATCGCtatgttattcatttatttaaaactggCTAGATGGATTAGACAGTGTTACTTTTTGCTATGTGTGTGAAGCTTTTTGGCCACAAAAAGTTATGATCTTTGTGACAGCAGCTTCTGGCTGAACATTTCAGGTATTCTGTATGAACAAAAATGACATGTAGctctatttgatttattttgttagcATGAAAACACTGAAGAGgcaatattttcattattttcatttgcGTATAAATGAAAGATGAATGAAATggcttgtttttaaatatattatctcAGGATTGTGCTGATTTGCCTTTCTagttttgtctgtgtttttttagTCATtcgattttgtttttgttgttttgttttacttttactgTAATATTTGCAAAGTTGGCTTTTTGAAAGCAATGTAAAGGACCTGTATGAATTTTACGGGAACTCAACTGGCAGCAGCTGCTCTTTTTCAAGTGACACTCACGAGCAGTTTGCTCCGCTAACATGTATTTGCCTCGTTCAGAGATGGAAGTATTTAGACAACCTCAATAGATCATTTGCACATTTCAAGCTGTAATCAAGAACTGACATGTTGATGTTATTCGTTCATACCTCATAAGCTTCATTTGCCGTCATGTTGAGCTTGACATACCCATCCTCGTGAAATCACACCTGCTTCTTGACGTGTTCTTGATACACAATCCTGTATTCACAAAGAAGCAACTGTGTTAATGAATACACAGTGTTATCCATAAAACTCACTCGTGCAGTGAGAGAGTGCCATTTTCTGTACTattaaaacaatgaatgaagaaaaaaaaatagttttcctttttttcatctcttttttttaacattttattatacgGAATATTCCAGCTTGGACATTCTTCCAAAGGACTCATTTTGTTTTGTACACAAGAAAATCAGTCacaacaggtttgaaatgacattaagGAGCGTTTTGTCATGCaccacaaaatattatttatttgttttacattgtttacattgtaattgtttacattacattgttttatattgctattttttttgttgctttgttttcagtattatttcttttgttcatttttcatatatcattttttattacgCTACCATACAAAAGTTTCAGGGtgggtgttttatttatttattcatgtctcATGTTCaataaggcttcatttatttgtgtAAGAGGAGAGTAGTGAGATATTGCAATTAAAACTGCtttctattattaaatattttaaaatgtaatttattcctgtgatggcaaagctgaattttcagaagccattaatccagtcttcagtcacatgattaacaatgttaaaaacagttgtgctgcttgatatttttgtgaaaaccaattattattattttatttattttttcaaaaaagttcaaaagaacagcatatgtATTTTAAGTagacatcttttgtaacattataaatcacttttgaacaatttaatccatatatatatatatatatatatatatatatatatatatatatatatatatatatatatatatatatatatatatatatactgatcaaaattattaattattttgtccccatttttcatgagctgaactcaaagatctaatactttttctatgtacacaaaaggcctgtttctctcaaatattgtttgtTCACAAacctgtctaaatctgtgttagtgagcacttctcctttgcagagataatccacctcacaggtgtggcatatcaagatgctaatTACACAGCATGATTATTACACAGGtctgccttaggctggccacaataaaaggccattcTATTAAAGGCTATTATgtgtgtctgaatacatttggTTTGACTGTACGTCACATTCAGTTACACATATACAttcccaagcttttgaatggtagtgtaaaccATTTCAAAAGTGGTTAAATGGGTGTCACAATCCAGTCGGTAGTATAATTTTGAGTTGGTGTATTACAGTATAGTTTTGTATAGCCTGGGGTATTTAGCAGAGGAGCTACACTCTTACTTAAGGATGGGATCTTGGCACAGTTTCTCAGTTTATTTCTGGCCTGTAACCATAAGCATGGAACAAAATGATCTTTTCTTTTGCACGTCTCTCCTAACAGCACTTGATCTGGTATCTGTGACTGGTGGCCCCGCCCCTCTTGGAAAATAGTGCTATTTTAAGAGCCATAACCACACCACCTGACCTGTCAGTCATTCACACAATGTACTGTTTTTAAAACCACACAACTGCTGCTAGTTCCTCATTTCCAtaggaacaaacacacacagttattTTTTCCTCTAGATTGTGGAGTTGATTATTAGATTATCACTTTAATGtgcttcaaatttaatttaatctcaCACAATGGAAAATAAAAGTTGGTCTGTAGCATTACAGGGTCAGGGGTTGAGGGCTGTTTCTCTGTTGTATCTCTTCTGTGGAGGATAAGTGGAAACAGGCTGTGTTCTGGGAGGAAGAATCATTGCTTCCAGGTGATATTGTGTGGGGTACAGAGAGAGATAAGAAGAACAGATACAGTACTATCCTAAACTCACAAGACTCAGTGATCACAGAACTCATTAAAGGAGATGGCAACCTTAAATTAGTGCCGACTAGAATGAAAAGAGCACCTCCACTCTTTAAAAATACTTTACCAAGTGCTGAGGCCAATGATTTTCAAACAGTGAAACTGTATCTCATA encodes:
- the LOC132145401 gene encoding pyruvate dehydrogenase (acetyl-transferring) kinase isozyme 2, mitochondrial-like; protein product: MKFAQIMLKNSSKLNIPKQVDRFSKYSPSPLSMKQFIDFGSANACEKTSFMFLRQELPVRLANIMKEIDFLPDKLLSTPSVKLLHSWYAQSLMELVDFLEKDPDDKKILTKFTETLINVRNRHNNVVPTMAQGVLEYKEAFGVDPVTNQNVQYFLDRFYMSRISTRMLMNQHTLIFDGSTNPAHPKHIGSIDPNCDVVEVVEDAYESAKMLCDQYYLTSPEVEIKQVNFKGTSDPIHIVYVPSHLYHMLFELFKNAMRATVETHETSLHLPPIKVRVSLGSEDLTIKMSDRGGGVPLRKIERLFSYMYSTAPSPVSEISRNAPLAGFGYGLPISRLYAKYFQGDLQLYSMEGYGTSAVIYLKALSTESIERLPVFNKSALRHYQTSMEADDWCIPSSEPKKLGKYEYSV